One Spiroplasma kunkelii CR2-3x genomic region harbors:
- a CDS encoding Mbov_0395 family pilin-like conjugal transfer protein, which yields MMTLLATSGVNDLLNKILGIALPILIAVAVVSAIIMIGVYAIGGKFNADSSNRKETIKKVMWVLICLLVVILASAIVLSFKDTIAPITS from the coding sequence ATGATGACTTTGTTAGCGACAAGTGGGGTCAATGACTTACTTAATAAAATTTTAGGAATTGCATTGCCGATATTGATTGCTGTTGCCGTTGTTTCAGCAATCATTATGATTGGGGTTTATGCGATTGGAGGTAAATTCAACGCTGATAGTAGCAACCGCAAAGAAACAATTAAAAAAGTAATGTGAGTGTTAATTTGCTTGCTAGTTGTTATCCTTGCCAGTGCGATAGTCTTGTCGTTTAAAGACACTATCGCACCAATCACAAGTTAG